The window TTACTTACTAACCTGAACTCTTTTGTTTAGAACAAACCCACACACTAAATGACTTTTTGTTGTTACTACTAGCCTAAACTTTAATTACAGCTTACATGAACTCACAACTACCATCTAACCCCAATTTAGCTCCAAAAAACCCAGACTCTAGTCAGAATTAATCCAAACAATACTTTTCACTGCTAACCAACTAACTCAAACATCATATTTAATTAACCAACCATATTGTTAAATTAAACCATGATCTAGGTCTTATAACTTGCCCAAACTCCAGTTGTAACTACCTCAAACATTTTTAGACTCCAGTTCAATGAAGActgacttaaaggtgcattaaggagttttacaaccttaaaaatacttattttccaccataaatatgttacacatttttaatgatgtgtacaatgtgccctgacatattcattgcaagaacctctaacagcgctaaattgtcacttgaaagttgcagtgccggtccggcaccagcatttttggggggagaatttgaaaggaatgatgtaatgcatgctccggctggttaggtttcgttatgtccgccattactccgccagatgcttagtgagcaacaactgagcaggatcttccagaaagtaagaaaagactggcttctggcactgccacagctccagcacagactccaccaggtaaaagaaacttaaatcttacttgagtacttctaaacgagcgaagacggagtccccctcttccgtgcacgcgagctgCAGGGAcgtgtttttcactaagctgcattacgcccaaggcctgcagggggcgctgtttcgtataaaacgtgcaaactccttaaggcacctttaaactCTTGCTCTTACTACTTACACAAACATTAGTTACAACTAACAAACTCTTTCCTGAAACTTAAATCCATAACGTTATAAACAGCAGTTGAAACGTGTCAACAGAGACAAATAAGACACTCCATTCTATCTCAAAAACCAGTCAAATTTTCTATACATCAAAATCATTTTAATTCTCTCAGAAACCAACCACTTCCCTCTTACAGGAGTACTGCAGACGACACCGAGCAGCTCTGAATGAATGAGTTGaagtttgatttctttctgaaatgtttaatCTGTCCCCGGTCTCCTCTGAagtcaaaaaaatgaaattagagTAGAGAGTCTGGCAGTGGAGGAACGGTGTGATCTCAGTCTGATGATTTGCTTTGACACCACCTTCTTCCAGCAGTGTCGTGGTTAAAATGGCACTTTGTGCTTCAGCAGACCTTCTTCTGACAGCAGGTGGTGATAGTGATCTACTTTCTGTGCTGCAGTCAGTGTGAACCAGGAGTCACAGCATTTCTCCCCACATATATACATCCAGTACAGGGAAATCCACACTCATCTGGGTGTGAGTCACAATCTTTCAGTCACATAATTAAAAGGACTAATCCCTCCCACAAGCTTTACTTCTTCTAACATGTAAGATATTTTTAATCACAGCACTTaggtagacttttttttttttaatacctgtCCTTTGTGTTTAAaccagtggttctcaacctgAGGTTTGGGGCTTCTTTGCAGGGCAGTCAGTGAAAGGTGAAGGCATTTCCTTTTATGTACGTGAGATTGGAGGTGCTTCCAAGTGCATGGTTTCACTGTAATGAGCGAATCAAGGATCGGAGAGAGGTTCCACTGGCTTTTCTGAGGCAGTCCAGGTGGTTTATAGTCTGCTGTTTTTTCATGTGAGAAACagttgaagagctgcagagctgctgtctctcaggcacgtttacatgcgcCCATATAATCAGCTTATatggcggagcggattgtaaatgtgtcatgtaaacgccagagtggatccgcttcactcggagcggattgtacgaggtggtttACACCGACCAACaatccgtgtctcatataaacgccgcctgacagtGGAGCCGATTAAACGGGGGATTCcgtagcagaatacgagcgatcgtccggctggtgttatggttTAACTGGTTctcgtgttaacgaatgacggcggaggtctgtgtaaacacacgctgataacagcagttgttaaagtaagacccACAAAATACTTTTAACTTaaacactcactgtaactgtcgataaccgacgttcgccagaacgactacaagtttcagtcgtctattggtcacaagttaacacgggcaccagttgattcgaaacatcggcatgcggaaCAGAGCacacaccgagacgtgccgctAAGCGGGGTGGTGATCCGGCCAGGGGTGCGCCGCTCCttgagctccttcagcagcgtatcatggagatgttgggacattattggagcagatatccagcagataaaaacactctgctcggtgctgaaggctgctgctgcagagctacagaccTGAAGGTTCCtcgagagactttgtgcgcatgtcacaggacgctgtataatccacttcacccagggtccttgtaaacgagaaTTCATCGTGGATCGATTTGTATGCCGTACATGAATACACACGGGTTTAATACGATTGCTTACagtcggattgaaaaaacacccatgtaaactgggccacagTCCTGCTGAAAGAGCCTAAGGACACCACTATTCATAGCTACTGTCTCCAGTGAAAAGCAGTTACAAGGACTAAAACAGACTGTTTTATGCGTTAGGTATGGTGCTCTAACACAAACATATCGTTTCTATATTTGCGTACAGAAGTGGGAAAGTGCTGAATGCTTTTGTCCGATGGTGTTTGGCTTCAACACAACACTGTGGTCAGAGATaagctgggaggaaaaaaaggttgACAACCACTGGTTTAACTTGAGGGACTGTTGAtgcgttttcaagtgaaaaacacaaacatttcataGCATTTCAGGCGtcagtttacacgacaacggtggtCGGAGAAGAAATTTTCTGGAGCTGCCacagtggaacttttcaaaaaggcTCCAACTCTGTTATGAAGATGGCGGAAACACTTTGTGCTACACATGCGCGCCACAGCCATTGCGAATTGTTCGGTTGCACATGTGCAAGCAGATGGGCAATAACAAATATGGCAGCCTTTAGGgtgtcacgactcccagtccatgatCCTTGTTGGAGTTGGGAGTTTTTTAGTTGAGTCACTAAAAATAGCAATCCAACTCCATCGTCTGTCCGTGTGAATTCCTGTTTACTCGCCTCTGTTCTTTACAGTACATTGTtctctgcgtgcatgtgtgattggtttcatgacaaaaacagccaacagcacccactagtggcccaacatgaaaactacatgattttcaaaatgctgttgTGTCGCCTCTTCACTTgaactgttgtcatgtaaatgagcCCAGAACACAAATATGTGACTGAATAACAGAAAATTAAGCTTCATACATCCAAACACTGAACAGCACAATGAGTTATCTGATATATCCCTCCTTCATGCGGGGGGGTCTGTGGTCACATTCCCACCCGGAGGACGGATGACGGCGGCGTGGAGTGCCGCCCGGGGCAGAGGATCCTGCCGAAGGCCCTGCGGAAGCTGCTGTGGCAGAGCGGGTACAGGAAGGGGTTAATGGCGGAGttgagccagaggagccagaaGGTGACCTCGTACCAGTGGTGCTGgatgcagcgccccctgcaggcggcGCGGATGATCATCAGCAGGGTGTACGGAGCCCAGCAGATGGCAAACATGCACACGATTATAGCCAGAGACTTGGCGATTTTCTTGTCCCTGGACAGGCGGCTGGGCTGGGCCGCCCTGCTGGGGGAGGGCTCCAGTTTACCCGAACTCAGGGATGAGGTCTGGGGCTGAAGGGAGTCTTGCACGGGCGCTTTCATCCCAGACACCCAGTGGTGGGACAGGGGGATCCTCTCCCCCTGAGCTGAGGCGGGCGGCTTGGTTTGAGCGTGGAGCTGGGCATCCCCGCTGTGGAGCCTCCTCCTGCGTATGCTGAGGTAAATACTGAGGTTGAAGAAAGCCACGGAcatgaaaggagagaaaaactcCAGCATGGAGGCGCTCAGCAGGAAGTACCAGGAGTAATAGAACTCGGCGAAGCACTCGTCCTTTGGCACGCGGCTCCGGCCCACCGCCAGCTCCCAGAATATAATAGCCGGGGCGTACAGGACGAAGGCCAGCACCCAAACTGCAATCATCTTGATTACGGCTTGATGAGTCCTGTTCTGCCTGGCGCGGTAGCTCACCTGCAGGAAGCACAGGCAtcaatcagaaaacacactccAGTCGTGACCCCAGTGTGAGGCTGCCGAGTCGCCGCGTCTCCCCCCGCCACCATCACACATATACCCGCAGCGCGCTATGTAGTACACAAGCTAAAAATGGATTAACACCAAGGAATACATGAAAACCACTTACGGTCCTTTGGGGGATTTGACCCTGCAAAtaccaacacaacacagcacagctTGACATGCGAGGAGCTCAGATAAAAGTCTTACCAGAGGGAAAGATGTTCTATAACATTGCTCATATATTCTGCTTTTTCTCATGGATTAAAGTGCAAGATATATTCAACGTAAATCATTGTAACAAAGTTTGCTCACAGGGTGGTGTTTTGTTCCCTCTTTAACCTCACAATGAGAAAACTCCTGGTTCGAGTCTGAGCTGGATCaact of the Salarias fasciatus chromosome 18, fSalaFa1.1, whole genome shotgun sequence genome contains:
- the LOC115405460 gene encoding histamine H3 receptor-like; translation: MSHAHGDSNSSLVHFDHDAAPARVHGGSVFSGPAFVVLMGMMVTLVCVIVLGNALVILAFIVDKSLRRQCNYYFLNLAISDFLVGAFCIPLYIPYVLTGRWTLGRGLCKLWLVVDYLLCSASVFSIVLISYDRFLSVTRAVSYRARQNRTHQAVIKMIAVWVLAFVLYAPAIIFWELAVGRSRVPKDECFAEFYYSWYFLLSASMLEFFSPFMSVAFFNLSIYLSIRRRRLHSGDAQLHAQTKPPASAQGERIPLSHHWVSGMKAPVQDSLQPQTSSLSSGKLEPSPSRAAQPSRLSRDKKIAKSLAIIVCMFAICWAPYTLLMIIRAACRGRCIQHHWYEVTFWLLWLNSAINPFLYPLCHSSFRRAFGRILCPGRHSTPPSSVLRVGM